In Synechococcus sp. KORDI-52, one genomic interval encodes:
- a CDS encoding DoxX family protein produces the protein MIRAILSRPIAGDLGLLVLRVFTGALLIHHGYEKLANIENFADAFVRPLHLPFPILLSYVAAFSEVIGSWFLITGLLTRMGALAVAGTISVAIYHAIVTAGFNIYLLELLGLYFAAAIAVLACGPGVFSIDELIVRRLEPDMQFTAVEDAEFANGKVAVLEEAVAPR, from the coding sequence GTGATTCGCGCCATCCTGTCCCGCCCCATCGCTGGCGATCTCGGTCTGCTCGTGCTTCGGGTATTCACCGGTGCTCTGCTGATTCACCACGGGTACGAGAAGCTCGCCAACATCGAGAACTTCGCTGATGCATTTGTCCGACCGCTGCATTTGCCCTTTCCGATTCTTCTCTCCTACGTCGCGGCGTTCTCCGAAGTCATCGGCAGCTGGTTCTTGATTACTGGGTTGCTGACGCGGATGGGAGCTTTGGCCGTCGCAGGGACCATCTCCGTCGCCATCTATCACGCCATCGTCACCGCGGGCTTCAACATCTATCTTCTTGAGCTGCTTGGGCTCTACTTCGCGGCTGCCATTGCCGTTCTTGCCTGCGGTCCTGGTGTCTTTTCCATTGACGAACTCATTGTTCGCCGACTTGAGCCTGACATGCAGTTTACAGCTGTGGAGGATGCGGAGTTTGCTAATGGCAAGGTTGCTGTTCTGGAAGAAGCCGTCGCACCCCGATGA
- a CDS encoding early protein (E6) codes for MPSSPRNRIGEVYGKLTVVRPSERRTKAGNTFWWCRCSCGAEREVPSDKLSLNTARRKPTVNACEACAREFQIEGVYRKNDREEKQRRQAALEARSQLKGQVPERWLSLPLTDAHARELGQKLFFRGTTCLRGHLAPYRINGGCQACSGQTPSASDSPSTRPKES; via the coding sequence ATGCCCTCAAGTCCACGCAACCGGATCGGCGAGGTTTACGGCAAACTCACTGTGGTGCGCCCTTCAGAGCGGCGAACTAAAGCAGGAAACACTTTTTGGTGGTGCCGCTGCAGCTGCGGGGCCGAGCGGGAAGTTCCCAGCGACAAGTTGTCGCTGAACACGGCACGCCGCAAACCAACCGTGAATGCCTGTGAAGCATGTGCTCGCGAGTTTCAGATTGAAGGCGTGTATCGCAAAAACGATCGCGAGGAAAAGCAACGCCGCCAAGCAGCGCTTGAAGCTAGATCACAGCTGAAGGGTCAAGTGCCTGAACGCTGGCTTTCCCTACCGCTCACCGATGCCCACGCACGGGAACTCGGGCAAAAACTCTTTTTCCGCGGCACAACTTGTCTGCGTGGACATCTGGCGCCATACCGCATCAATGGCGGCTGTCAGGCTTGTTCTGGCCAGACTCCATCTGCTTCAGATTCGCCATCAACCAGGCCCAAAGAGTCATAA
- the rpsU gene encoding 30S ribosomal protein S21: MSQVTVGENEGIESALRRFKRSVAKAGIFSDLRRIRHHETPVEKYKRKLKQRSRNRRR, translated from the coding sequence ATGAGTCAGGTCACAGTCGGCGAAAACGAAGGTATTGAATCCGCATTGCGGCGCTTCAAGCGCTCCGTCGCCAAAGCCGGCATCTTTTCTGATCTGCGTCGGATCCGTCACCACGAGACCCCCGTTGAGAAGTACAAGCGCAAGCTGAAGCAGCGTTCACGCAACCGTCGTCGCTGA
- a CDS encoding CP12 domain-containing protein produces MKTIDEHIQKDQEEFLKALSEHNEGKVRHLTEELQWLLDHKKQFPDDPHDPSPLELFCEQNPDEPECLVYDD; encoded by the coding sequence ATGAAAACGATTGACGAGCACATCCAGAAGGACCAGGAGGAGTTTCTCAAGGCCCTGTCTGAGCACAATGAAGGCAAGGTGCGTCATCTCACCGAGGAGCTGCAGTGGCTGTTGGATCACAAGAAGCAATTTCCTGACGATCCCCATGACCCCTCTCCCCTTGAGCTGTTCTGCGAGCAGAACCCCGATGAACCGGAGTGCCTGGTGTACGACGACTGA